In a genomic window of Pontibacter liquoris:
- a CDS encoding OmpA family protein codes for MKKNLRRASVYLLAGSMALSSCVVSKKKYEDLLARKNALEVDKAGLEQEKATLEQQKQSLEAAKAQLEQERAQLEQLKNEYQESLAKALKEGKTLGENLNMSKSQIDRLNADLKAREQRLAELQRVLDEKEKAVANLRKRVTDALLGFNDKDLTINVRNGKVYVSLAEQLLFNSGSTKVDPKGVDALKKLAVVLKEQKDVNVLVEGHTDDVPVAKGTVGMQDNWDLSVLRATEITRILTDAGVDPTRVTPSGRSKYVPLDETKTKEARQKNRRTEIILTPKLDELFQILETT; via the coding sequence ATGAAAAAGAATTTACGCAGAGCCTCCGTTTATTTGCTGGCAGGCAGCATGGCGCTCTCCTCGTGCGTGGTTTCCAAGAAAAAGTATGAGGACCTACTGGCCCGTAAAAATGCCCTGGAGGTAGATAAAGCCGGCCTGGAACAGGAAAAAGCTACGTTAGAGCAACAGAAACAGTCGTTGGAAGCGGCCAAAGCGCAACTGGAGCAGGAACGCGCACAACTTGAGCAACTGAAGAATGAGTACCAGGAGAGCCTGGCCAAAGCCCTGAAAGAAGGCAAAACGCTCGGCGAAAACCTTAACATGAGCAAATCGCAGATAGACCGCCTGAACGCTGACCTGAAAGCGCGCGAACAACGCCTAGCCGAGCTGCAGCGCGTGCTGGATGAAAAAGAAAAGGCTGTAGCAAACCTGCGCAAGCGAGTAACCGATGCCCTGCTGGGCTTTAACGACAAGGACCTGACCATTAACGTGCGCAACGGCAAAGTATATGTGTCGCTGGCCGAGCAGCTGTTGTTCAACTCCGGCTCCACCAAGGTAGACCCCAAAGGCGTGGATGCCCTGAAAAAACTGGCCGTGGTGCTGAAAGAGCAGAAAGACGTAAATGTGCTGGTAGAGGGCCATACGGACGATGTACCGGTAGCCAAAGGCACGGTAGGAATGCAGGATAACTGGGACCTGAGCGTGCTGCGCGCCACCGAAATTACGCGCATCCTGACCGATGCTGGCGTAGATCCGACCCGCGTAACGCCATCCGGCCGTTCCAAGTATGTGCCGCTGGATGAAACCAAAACAAAAGAGGCACGCCAGAAGAACCGCCGCACCGAAATTATCCTCACACCTAAGCTCGACGAGCTATTCCAGATCCTGGAAACAACCTAA
- a CDS encoding TonB-dependent receptor, which translates to MRKLLLLLLLLTTVMQAYAQRVAVTGTVQSATDKAGLPGANVLMINAAAVTTGQSTDADGKFRFDNVAPGQYTLEIKYLGFKSFSKAVQVQNSALNLGTLLLEDETTAIKEVQIVGRAPLGEQKGDTAQFNAKAFKTAPDASAEDLVTKMPGVTIQDGKIQAQGEDVKQVMIDGKRYTGEDVNSAVRNLSADMIENVQVFDGQSDRAAFSGFDDGNKVKTLNFITKKERRQGYMGKISAGYGTDDRYMVGASVNYFNNNRRITVTGLTNNINMFDFSVGETPGGGMRGRRGWGGGSPNGIINTNTLGLNYNDMWGKKMEVSANYNYSNRDVVNDQYRFRNYVSNDAGLTYAENSLNRNTDDSHRFNFRLQYNINENNRLLVTPRITVQQENNVTERNALFTDTSGTLSESLNRNTADNATLNVGNNILYSHRFGTSGRIFTANLNTSYNSTRGKNYLLENTDNFNDPEKDVERDQYIRLDRSNFSWSGNADYSQKLGVNSRLQLEYEIGNQINDSDKRTYDFVESEGSYTGFNTPLSNTFKSDYLSQTFGPSYQYRTEKVRFQANARYQYATLQSVNEFPTDYRLNRSFTNLLPSAEYEYKFSESRNLVLNYRTNTNVPSVGELQNVLDVSNPLQPSIGNPNLDQDYQNRLNLRYRAFNAETNQVFFAGVFGTVTQNYIANSVYTSNPPAELTGGYELQPGARLTRPVNLDGYWNVRSFFNYGQPLNIISSNINFNGFMGYTRMPGMIDDVVSYANTTNFGAGANISSNISEKVDFTVSTNANYNLVQNSLRATQNNNYFTQNTNVRLNWILWKGLVYRTEMNHQYNSGLSAGVDNSYLLWNMSLGKKLFKNQQGELSFSVNDLLNQNVSIQRNVATDYVEDVQSTVLQRFFMVTFTYNLRSFKSGQAPAMNNEGGQNRGNWGGGRPRTF; encoded by the coding sequence ATGAGAAAACTACTGCTACTCCTTTTGCTGCTTACCACTGTAATGCAGGCCTACGCACAACGCGTGGCCGTAACCGGAACCGTACAAAGTGCTACCGATAAGGCAGGACTGCCAGGCGCCAATGTGCTTATGATCAACGCTGCTGCTGTCACGACAGGCCAGTCGACCGATGCCGACGGTAAATTCCGCTTCGACAACGTGGCTCCCGGCCAGTATACCCTGGAAATAAAGTACCTGGGGTTCAAGTCTTTTAGCAAAGCGGTTCAAGTACAGAACAGCGCCCTGAACCTGGGTACGCTGCTGCTGGAAGACGAAACCACTGCCATTAAGGAAGTGCAGATCGTGGGCCGCGCTCCCCTGGGCGAGCAGAAAGGCGATACCGCCCAATTTAACGCCAAAGCTTTTAAAACAGCGCCGGATGCCAGCGCCGAGGATCTGGTAACCAAAATGCCGGGCGTCACCATTCAGGACGGGAAAATCCAGGCACAGGGCGAAGATGTGAAGCAGGTGATGATCGACGGCAAGCGTTACACGGGTGAAGATGTGAACTCAGCTGTCCGCAACCTGTCGGCCGACATGATCGAAAACGTGCAGGTATTTGACGGCCAGAGCGACCGCGCTGCTTTTAGCGGGTTTGACGACGGCAACAAAGTGAAAACGCTCAACTTTATCACTAAAAAAGAGCGCCGGCAAGGCTATATGGGCAAAATCTCGGCTGGCTACGGCACCGACGACCGCTACATGGTAGGTGCCAGCGTGAACTACTTCAACAACAACCGTCGCATTACGGTAACGGGGCTGACCAACAACATCAACATGTTTGATTTCTCAGTGGGTGAAACGCCGGGCGGTGGCATGCGGGGCCGCAGAGGCTGGGGTGGCGGCTCTCCCAACGGCATCATCAACACCAATACGCTTGGCCTGAATTATAACGACATGTGGGGAAAGAAGATGGAGGTAAGCGCCAACTATAATTACTCAAACCGCGATGTGGTGAACGACCAGTACCGTTTCCGCAACTACGTATCGAACGATGCCGGGCTGACCTACGCTGAAAACAGCCTGAACCGCAACACCGACGACAGCCACCGTTTTAACTTCCGGTTACAGTATAACATCAATGAAAACAACCGATTGCTGGTAACCCCGCGCATTACGGTGCAGCAGGAAAACAACGTAACCGAGCGGAACGCGTTGTTTACCGATACCTCCGGCACCTTGTCCGAGTCGCTGAACCGCAATACTGCCGATAATGCTACGCTTAACGTGGGCAACAACATCCTGTACTCGCACCGCTTTGGCACCAGCGGCCGCATTTTTACGGCCAACCTGAATACCAGCTATAACAGCACCCGTGGCAAAAATTACCTCCTGGAAAACACCGATAATTTTAATGATCCGGAAAAGGATGTGGAGCGCGACCAGTACATACGCCTGGACCGAAGCAATTTCTCCTGGTCGGGCAATGCCGATTACTCGCAGAAGCTGGGAGTTAATTCGCGCCTGCAGCTTGAATATGAGATCGGCAACCAGATAAACGATTCGGATAAGCGGACCTATGACTTTGTGGAAAGTGAAGGCTCCTACACAGGCTTTAACACGCCACTGAGCAATACTTTCAAGAGCGATTACCTCTCGCAGACATTTGGCCCAAGCTACCAGTACCGCACCGAGAAAGTACGCTTTCAGGCAAACGCCCGCTACCAGTATGCCACGCTGCAGAGCGTAAATGAGTTTCCGACCGATTACCGCCTGAATCGCAGCTTCACCAACCTGCTGCCTTCGGCCGAGTATGAGTATAAGTTCTCCGAATCGCGTAACCTGGTATTAAACTACCGCACCAATACCAATGTGCCTTCTGTAGGAGAGTTGCAGAACGTACTGGACGTATCGAACCCGCTTCAGCCAAGTATAGGCAACCCGAACCTGGACCAGGATTATCAGAACAGGCTCAACCTGCGCTACCGGGCGTTCAATGCCGAAACCAACCAGGTGTTCTTTGCCGGCGTTTTCGGTACGGTAACCCAGAACTATATTGCCAATAGCGTGTACACCAGCAACCCTCCTGCCGAGCTGACCGGCGGCTACGAACTGCAGCCCGGCGCCCGCCTAACCCGCCCGGTGAATCTGGATGGCTACTGGAACGTGCGCTCGTTCTTTAACTATGGCCAGCCGTTGAACATCATCAGCTCTAACATCAACTTTAACGGCTTTATGGGTTACACCAGAATGCCCGGTATGATTGATGATGTCGTTAGCTATGCCAACACGACCAACTTCGGCGCTGGCGCAAACATCAGCAGCAACATCAGCGAAAAAGTAGATTTCACGGTGTCGACAAACGCTAATTATAACCTGGTGCAGAACTCGCTGCGCGCTACTCAGAACAACAATTACTTCACGCAAAACACAAATGTGCGCCTGAACTGGATCCTGTGGAAAGGCCTGGTATACCGTACTGAGATGAACCACCAGTATAACTCGGGTCTGTCGGCCGGCGTGGACAACAGCTACCTGCTCTGGAACATGAGCCTGGGCAAGAAGCTGTTTAAAAACCAGCAGGGCGAGCTTAGCTTCAGCGTAAATGATTTGCTGAACCAGAACGTGAGCATCCAGCGGAATGTAGCTACCGACTATGTAGAGGACGTACAATCCACGGTATTGCAGCGCTTCTTTATGGTGACGTTCACCTACAACTTGCGCAGCTTTAAGAGCGGCCAGGCGCCTGCCATGAATAATGAAGGTGGCCAGAACCGCGGCAACTGGGGCGGCGGAAGACCACGAACCTTCTAA
- a CDS encoding DUF2062 domain-containing protein has translation MRSYFIPFLKRRLVAPILNLLKQGMTPHKLAVTVALGTVVGVVPALGVTTVLGTALAARFRLNIAATVLVSYLVQPLQLLLALPFIRAGIYMFGLAELRLTFDEITAMFKADWLAALEQLWLANLAGISAWALLALPAGGVLYLVLLPVFKLVLPVPKPAVVAS, from the coding sequence TTGAGATCCTATTTTATACCTTTTTTAAAACGCCGGCTTGTTGCGCCCATCCTTAACCTGCTGAAGCAAGGCATGACGCCGCACAAATTGGCCGTAACAGTAGCGCTGGGTACGGTGGTAGGCGTGGTCCCGGCCCTGGGTGTCACTACGGTGCTGGGTACAGCGCTGGCTGCCCGATTCCGGCTCAACATTGCGGCGACCGTGCTGGTCAGTTACCTGGTGCAGCCCCTGCAACTGCTGCTGGCGCTTCCTTTTATCCGGGCGGGTATTTATATGTTCGGCCTGGCAGAGCTGCGGCTTACGTTTGATGAGATAACGGCTATGTTTAAAGCGGACTGGCTGGCTGCCCTGGAGCAACTCTGGCTGGCAAACCTGGCGGGTATTTCAGCCTGGGCGCTGCTGGCTTTGCCGGCGGGGGGCGTGCTATACTTGGTGTTGCTGCCGGTCTTTAAATTGGTTTTGCCTGTGCCCAAACCTGCTGTAGTTGCTTCGTAA
- a CDS encoding DMT family transporter, translating into MVNSFLSVNGGHWAWTVGLRTFFLAILLLTILLVQGRLKHLLDTLRKQWWVWAGWGSVSYGLVYVLITFAASLGPGWLIAGVFQFTIVAGILIAPVLYKDQRAKIPVRALLLSVLILVGIALMQWSQKGGVYTTGQLWLCVILVLSAAFLWPLANRKLMLHQEKYELQLNSLQRVAGVALGSVPVQIILFAYGYAEVGFPAPQQLVAVLVVALSSGVVGGILFFKAMHMVRADGAALAAVEATQSVEIISTVIGEVLLLGIAWPNELGTAGMLLVMAGLILYSLPARRRVLIPAEV; encoded by the coding sequence GTGGTAAACAGTTTCCTTTCGGTCAATGGCGGCCACTGGGCCTGGACGGTCGGGTTGCGGACCTTTTTCCTGGCGATTCTGCTGCTGACAATTCTGCTGGTGCAGGGCCGGTTAAAGCATCTGTTGGATACGTTGCGCAAGCAGTGGTGGGTATGGGCCGGCTGGGGGAGTGTGTCGTATGGGCTGGTGTATGTGCTGATTACCTTCGCTGCCTCCCTGGGGCCGGGCTGGCTGATTGCCGGTGTGTTCCAGTTCACGATTGTGGCCGGTATCCTGATCGCGCCTGTTCTTTACAAAGACCAACGTGCCAAAATTCCGGTGCGGGCGCTGCTGTTGTCGGTGCTGATCCTGGTGGGTATTGCCCTGATGCAGTGGAGCCAGAAAGGCGGCGTTTATACCACCGGGCAATTATGGCTATGCGTAATTTTAGTTTTGTCGGCTGCTTTTCTATGGCCGCTGGCCAACCGCAAGCTCATGCTGCACCAGGAAAAGTACGAGCTGCAACTCAACTCCCTACAACGGGTAGCCGGCGTAGCATTGGGCAGTGTACCGGTGCAAATTATACTTTTTGCGTACGGCTATGCTGAAGTTGGCTTTCCGGCGCCGCAGCAATTAGTGGCTGTACTGGTTGTTGCCCTGAGCTCCGGTGTAGTAGGCGGCATTCTTTTCTTTAAGGCCATGCACATGGTCCGTGCCGATGGTGCAGCCCTGGCCGCCGTAGAAGCCACCCAGTCCGTCGAGATCATATCGACCGTTATCGGCGAAGTGCTGTTGCTGGGCATTGCATGGCCCAACGAGCTCGGAACGGCGGGCATGCTCCTGGTTATGGCCGGACTTATACTTTACAGCCTGCCCGCCCGAAGGAGGGTTTTGATACCGGCTGAAGTATAA
- a CDS encoding tetratricopeptide repeat protein encodes MRRVLLATFAFVFTTTLGFAQAQPAPQAEPSPRVQPMFGKQPKTEAQQRQDEKFLSSCDKNFTNRQEASNFFMERGWEYLNSGQTDTAMYRFNLAWLLNPDNKDTYWAFGLVTASKGQQDEAIGLYEKALQYDPKNSMLLSDLGAAYLGVYKAKNKKKVLKKADEILSRSIATDTTNAYALYNLSQVKFYEKKYAESWQYLHQSRNINLTQIDYTFLSELMAKMPDPKGFFKATTPDAAQDTSAKNN; translated from the coding sequence ATGAGAAGAGTACTTTTAGCCACCTTTGCCTTTGTATTTACCACCACGCTTGGTTTTGCACAGGCGCAACCGGCCCCACAGGCAGAACCCAGCCCGCGGGTACAGCCCATGTTTGGCAAACAGCCCAAAACCGAAGCCCAGCAGCGCCAGGATGAGAAATTTCTGTCCAGCTGCGACAAGAACTTCACTAACCGCCAGGAAGCCAGCAACTTTTTTATGGAGCGCGGCTGGGAGTACCTCAACAGCGGGCAAACGGACACGGCCATGTACCGCTTTAACCTGGCCTGGCTGCTAAACCCCGACAACAAAGACACCTACTGGGCATTTGGCCTTGTTACGGCCAGCAAAGGCCAGCAGGACGAAGCCATAGGCCTGTATGAGAAAGCCCTGCAATATGACCCGAAGAACTCGATGCTGCTCTCGGACCTGGGTGCCGCTTACCTGGGCGTTTACAAAGCTAAGAACAAGAAAAAGGTCCTTAAAAAAGCAGATGAAATCCTGAGCAGGTCCATAGCAACCGACACCACTAACGCCTATGCGCTGTATAACCTGTCGCAGGTGAAATTCTATGAGAAGAAGTATGCGGAATCGTGGCAGTACCTGCACCAAAGCCGCAACATCAACCTGACGCAAATAGATTATACTTTCCTCTCCGAGCTGATGGCCAAAATGCCCGATCCGAAAGGCTTCTTTAAAGCCACTACTCCGGATGCCGCGCAGGATACCAGCGCCAAAAACAACTAA
- a CDS encoding AraC family transcriptional regulator — protein MKQHKPGELPTQDLLDQRQIALMPLEAYDSALSEVPHCHDAYMLMYVAQANGGDNLIDFRRYAMVQGRLFMVRPGQAHQRQVRQERGQLLVFSEEFLQTTGIAAHDILVLFGAVYQHPFLDLNEQQQQTFGQLTQLMARELQEPEPSMAVLSRYLYILLHYLLRESHLQIAKLTPARYSERLFQLSHLIDKHYKEHRPISFYAEALGMTAKHLNTICRQYLGTTVADMQHARLLLESKRLLYFSSLSVKEIGYELGFEDDSYFVRFFKRLAGLTPAQLRSGGSESTILQA, from the coding sequence ATGAAACAACATAAGCCCGGAGAATTGCCCACGCAGGATCTGCTGGACCAGCGCCAAATAGCCCTTATGCCCTTGGAGGCCTATGACAGTGCCTTGTCGGAGGTGCCGCATTGCCACGATGCCTATATGCTGATGTATGTGGCGCAGGCTAACGGCGGCGATAATCTGATCGATTTTAGGCGCTACGCGATGGTGCAGGGACGGCTTTTTATGGTTCGGCCGGGGCAGGCGCACCAGCGGCAGGTACGGCAGGAGCGGGGGCAGTTACTTGTGTTTTCAGAAGAGTTTCTGCAGACCACAGGCATCGCCGCCCATGATATTCTGGTGCTGTTCGGCGCCGTATACCAGCACCCTTTCCTCGACCTGAATGAGCAACAGCAACAAACATTCGGGCAACTCACCCAGCTGATGGCGCGCGAGCTACAGGAGCCGGAACCAAGTATGGCCGTGCTGTCACGCTACCTGTACATTCTGCTGCATTACCTGCTTCGCGAAAGCCACCTGCAGATTGCCAAACTGACACCCGCCCGCTACAGCGAACGCCTTTTTCAGCTCAGCCACCTCATCGACAAACACTATAAGGAGCACCGCCCAATTTCATTTTATGCCGAAGCCCTGGGCATGACCGCCAAACATCTCAATACCATTTGCCGGCAATACCTCGGCACCACGGTGGCCGACATGCAGCACGCCCGCCTGCTGCTAGAGAGCAAGCGGTTGCTATACTTCAGCAGCTTGTCTGTGAAAGAGATTGGGTATGAGCTGGGCTTTGAAGATGATTCTTATTTTGTTCGATTCTTTAAGCGGCTGGCCGGCCTCACGCCGGCACAACTGCGGAGTGGTGGTTCCGAAAGTACCATACTTCAGGCCTAA